In Oryzihumus leptocrescens, the following are encoded in one genomic region:
- the nuoL gene encoding NADH-quinone oxidoreductase subunit L, with product MYSLATADHTAAVVQSATGVTSVAWLLIALPLFGAAALLLGGRRTNAFGPLLATGLSWASFVVGAILTLSMIGRPADERAQSLHLFSWVPAGSFKLEAGLLVDPLSVAFVLLITFVGSLIHVYSIGYMEHDPDKRRFFAYLNLFVASMLLLVLADSYLLVYVGWEGVGLASYLLIGFWNYNPSYASAANKAFVVNRVGDFGLSIAIMLMFVTFGTVTFAGVNAGVPGANQAVVTAIGLMLLLGACGKSAQFPLQSWLGDAMAGPTPVSALIHAATMVTAGVYLVVRSHVIFDAAPTARLVVTIVGAITLLFGAVVGCAKDDIKKALAASTMSQIGYMMLAAGLGPVGYAFAIFHLLTHGFFKAGMFLGAGSVMHGMNDTVDMRRFGRLSGAMKITWATFGLGWLAILGVPPFAGFWSKDKVIEAAFVGEGWKPWVFGGAALIGAGITAFYMSRLFFMTFHGQKRWEEDAHPHESPKIMTVPMIILAVGSAFLGLVLGPTGVITSWLEPVVGSAEGGAEPVVAVPVLMTVTLLLVVGGVSLAWLRYWREPVPVVAPVGSLATRAARRDLYQDDVNEGVFMRPGIHLTRSLVFFDGKGVDGAAGGLAALIGGTSARVRRVQNGFVRSYALTMLAGVVVILGAVWVVQ from the coding sequence GTGTACTCACTTGCTACTGCGGACCACACCGCAGCGGTGGTCCAGAGCGCCACTGGGGTGACCTCGGTCGCCTGGCTGCTCATCGCCCTCCCGCTGTTCGGTGCGGCGGCCCTCCTCCTGGGCGGCCGGCGTACCAACGCCTTCGGGCCGCTTCTGGCGACCGGGCTGTCCTGGGCCAGCTTCGTGGTCGGCGCCATCCTCACGCTGTCGATGATCGGCCGACCCGCGGACGAGCGGGCGCAGTCGCTGCACCTGTTCTCCTGGGTGCCGGCCGGCTCGTTCAAGCTCGAGGCCGGCCTGCTGGTCGACCCGCTGTCGGTGGCCTTCGTCCTGCTGATCACGTTCGTGGGCTCGCTGATCCACGTCTACTCGATCGGCTACATGGAGCACGACCCGGACAAGCGTCGGTTCTTCGCCTACCTCAACCTGTTCGTGGCCTCGATGCTGCTGCTGGTGCTGGCCGACTCCTACCTGCTGGTCTACGTCGGCTGGGAAGGCGTGGGCCTGGCCTCCTACCTGCTCATCGGCTTCTGGAACTACAACCCGTCCTACGCCTCGGCGGCCAACAAGGCGTTCGTGGTCAACCGTGTCGGTGACTTCGGCCTGTCGATCGCGATCATGCTGATGTTCGTCACCTTCGGCACGGTCACCTTCGCCGGCGTCAACGCCGGGGTGCCCGGCGCCAACCAAGCGGTCGTCACCGCCATCGGCCTGATGCTGCTGCTGGGTGCCTGCGGCAAGTCGGCCCAGTTCCCGCTGCAGAGCTGGCTGGGCGACGCCATGGCCGGCCCGACCCCGGTGTCCGCCCTGATCCACGCGGCGACGATGGTGACCGCCGGTGTCTACCTCGTGGTCCGCAGCCACGTGATCTTCGACGCCGCGCCCACCGCGCGGCTGGTCGTGACCATCGTCGGTGCGATCACGCTGCTCTTCGGTGCGGTCGTCGGCTGCGCCAAGGACGACATCAAGAAGGCCCTGGCCGCCTCCACCATGAGCCAGATCGGCTACATGATGCTGGCCGCCGGCCTCGGCCCGGTGGGCTACGCCTTCGCGATCTTCCACCTGCTGACGCACGGCTTCTTCAAGGCCGGCATGTTCCTCGGCGCCGGCTCGGTCATGCACGGCATGAACGACACCGTCGACATGCGCCGCTTCGGCCGCCTGTCCGGTGCCATGAAGATCACCTGGGCCACGTTCGGCCTGGGCTGGCTGGCCATCCTCGGTGTGCCGCCGTTCGCGGGCTTCTGGTCCAAGGACAAGGTCATCGAGGCCGCCTTCGTCGGCGAGGGCTGGAAGCCCTGGGTCTTCGGTGGTGCGGCGCTGATCGGCGCCGGCATCACGGCGTTCTACATGTCGCGCCTGTTCTTCATGACCTTCCACGGCCAGAAGCGGTGGGAGGAGGACGCCCACCCGCACGAGTCGCCCAAGATCATGACTGTGCCGATGATCATCCTGGCCGTCGGCTCGGCCTTCCTCGGGCTGGTGCTCGGCCCGACCGGTGTCATCACCAGCTGGCTCGAGCCGGTTGTCGGCTCCGCCGAAGGTGGCGCCGAGCCCGTCGTGGCGGTGCCGGTGCTCATGACCGTCACGCTGCTGCTCGTGGTCGGCGGTGTCTCGCTGGCCTGGCTGCGCTACTGGCGAGAGCCGGTGCCGGTGGTGGCCCCGGTGGGCTCGCTCGCCACGCGTGCGGCTCGCCGTGACCTCTACCAGGACGACGTCAACGAGGGCGTGTTCATGCGCCCCGGCATCCACCTGACCCGCTCGCTCGTCTTCTTCGACGGCAAGGGTGTCGACGGTGCGGCCGGCGGCCTGGCGGCCCTCATCGGTGGCACGTCCGCGCGGGTCCGCCGCGTCCAGAACGGTTTCGTTCGCTCTTATGCCCTGACGATGCTCGCCGGTGTCGTCGTGATCCTCGGTGCCGTGTGGGTGGTTCAGTGA
- the nuoK gene encoding NADH-quinone oxidoreductase subunit NuoK, producing the protein MSLVNYIYLSAILFAIGAAAVLVRRNSIVIFMGVELMLNATNLAFVTFARMHGSLDGQVVALFVMVVAAAEVVVGLAIIMAIFRARRSASVDDANLLKL; encoded by the coding sequence ATGAGCCTGGTCAACTACATCTACCTGTCGGCCATCCTGTTCGCGATCGGCGCGGCCGCGGTGCTCGTGCGGCGCAACTCGATCGTCATCTTCATGGGCGTCGAGCTCATGCTCAACGCGACCAACCTCGCGTTCGTGACGTTCGCCCGCATGCACGGCTCGCTCGACGGCCAGGTCGTCGCGCTGTTCGTCATGGTGGTGGCGGCCGCCGAAGTGGTCGTCGGCCTGGCGATCATCATGGCCATCTTCCGTGCCCGACGCTCGGCCTCGGTCGACGACGCCAACCTGCTGAAGCTGTAA